A stretch of Meiothermus sp. QL-1 DNA encodes these proteins:
- a CDS encoding YggS family pyridoxal phosphate-dependent enzyme, producing the protein MSLPAVLARIEQACQRAGRDPRGVRLVVVTKEHPVAEIEEKVLRYGPFPLGESRIQEALPKLEALQAEWHFIGPLQRNKAKFAVRFELIHSIDSLRLAEAVARKAREAGKVQRVLLEVNLGREPQKHGFLEEELGEALARIRALEGLSVEGLMTVPPYSEDPEAARPLFARLAHLADRYQLPERSMGMSGDFEVAVEEGATLVRVGRAVFEPE; encoded by the coding sequence ATGAGCCTCCCCGCCGTGCTAGCCCGCATCGAGCAGGCCTGCCAGCGCGCAGGGCGGGACCCCAGGGGGGTGCGGCTGGTGGTGGTGACCAAGGAGCACCCCGTGGCCGAGATTGAGGAGAAGGTCCTGCGCTACGGCCCATTTCCTCTGGGCGAGTCGCGCATCCAGGAAGCCCTGCCCAAGCTGGAGGCCCTGCAGGCCGAGTGGCACTTCATCGGTCCTTTGCAGCGCAATAAGGCCAAGTTCGCGGTGCGCTTTGAGCTCATTCACTCCATTGACTCCCTGCGCCTGGCCGAGGCCGTGGCCCGCAAGGCCCGCGAGGCAGGCAAGGTGCAGCGGGTGCTGCTCGAGGTCAACCTGGGGCGGGAACCCCAGAAGCACGGCTTTCTGGAGGAGGAGCTGGGCGAGGCCCTGGCCCGAATACGAGCGCTGGAGGGGCTTTCGGTGGAAGGCCTGATGACCGTGCCCCCCTACAGCGAAGACCCCGAGGCGGCGCGGCCCCTTTTCGCCCGGCTGGCCCACCTGGCCGACCGGTATCAGCTGCCCGAGCGCAGCATGGGGATGTCGGGCGACTTCGAGGTGGCGGTGGAGGAAGGGGCCACGCTGGTGCGGGTGGGCCGGGCAGTCTTTGAGCCCGAGTGA
- a CDS encoding DivIVA domain-containing protein, with product MEDRKTGEFRAAGDLTPLDIRYQEFRQGLRGYVVAEVREYLARVADIQSALIEENERLRNQIRALEAELAKAREGEAELKRAVVAAERIAREIKAQAEREAELIRRETESERQAALQELIEQMKRMRGEIEQIRNERDLFVSQFRALLESYLASLDRFKR from the coding sequence GTGGAAGACCGCAAGACGGGCGAGTTTCGCGCTGCCGGCGACCTGACCCCTCTGGATATCCGCTACCAGGAGTTCCGCCAGGGGCTGAGGGGCTACGTGGTGGCCGAGGTGCGGGAGTATCTAGCCCGCGTGGCCGATATCCAAAGCGCCCTGATTGAGGAAAACGAGCGCCTGCGGAACCAGATCCGGGCGCTCGAGGCCGAGCTGGCCAAGGCCCGGGAGGGGGAGGCCGAGCTCAAGCGGGCCGTGGTGGCTGCCGAGCGCATTGCCCGCGAGATCAAGGCCCAGGCCGAGCGGGAGGCCGAGCTTATCCGGCGTGAGACCGAGTCCGAGCGCCAGGCCGCGCTGCAGGAGCTTATCGAGCAGATGAAGCGCATGCGCGGCGAGATCGAACAGATACGCAACGAGCGCGACCTGTTTGTGAGCCAGTTCCGAGCTTTGCTGGAAAGCTATCTGGCCTCGCTGGACCGCTTCAAGCGCTAG
- a CDS encoding NAD(P)/FAD-dependent oxidoreductase → MERVDVAIVGAGPAGVGVGLALKRLGVGFRILERHTVGASFRRWPAETRFITPSFTANAFGLPDLNAVSPETSPAFTLRKEHPSGPDYARYLQALVRHYALPVATRTAVEKVQPLEEGFRLTTSQGPLEACFLVWATGEFQFPRQALPGLHYGQVRSWARLPGERFVVVGGYESGLDAACNLVALGKRVQVFDPKAPWARATGEPSVDVSPYTLERLQQALATGRLELVRAAVRRVEAKGGSFILHHTKGAVESPTPPILATGFGGGLGPVEQLFAWQKGHPILSEAADESTRTPGLFLAGPGVRHRGTAFCFIYKFRGRLPLVASAIAERLGVDSGPLEPYRARGMWADDLAACCTSRCAC, encoded by the coding sequence ATGGAGCGGGTGGACGTGGCCATCGTGGGGGCCGGCCCGGCGGGGGTTGGGGTGGGTCTGGCCCTCAAGCGGCTGGGCGTTGGCTTCCGCATCCTGGAGCGCCACACCGTGGGGGCCTCCTTCCGGCGCTGGCCGGCCGAGACCCGCTTCATCACCCCCAGCTTCACCGCCAACGCCTTTGGCCTGCCCGACCTAAACGCGGTCTCCCCGGAGACCTCGCCGGCCTTCACCCTGCGCAAGGAGCACCCCAGTGGCCCGGACTACGCCCGCTACCTCCAAGCCCTGGTCCGGCATTACGCCCTGCCGGTGGCCACCCGCACGGCGGTGGAGAAGGTTCAGCCCCTAGAAGAGGGCTTCCGCCTCACCACTTCCCAGGGTCCCCTGGAGGCCTGCTTCCTGGTCTGGGCCACGGGGGAGTTCCAGTTTCCTCGCCAGGCCCTGCCCGGGCTCCACTACGGGCAGGTGCGAAGCTGGGCCCGGCTGCCGGGGGAGCGCTTTGTGGTGGTGGGGGGGTATGAGTCCGGGTTGGATGCGGCCTGCAACCTGGTGGCCCTGGGGAAGCGCGTCCAGGTCTTCGACCCCAAGGCCCCCTGGGCCCGCGCCACCGGCGAGCCCAGCGTGGATGTTTCGCCCTACACCCTGGAGCGGCTGCAGCAGGCGTTGGCGACGGGGCGGCTCGAGCTGGTGCGCGCTGCGGTGCGGAGGGTGGAGGCAAAAGGGGGGAGCTTCATACTCCACCACACCAAGGGGGCGGTGGAAAGCCCCACCCCGCCCATCCTAGCCACAGGGTTTGGCGGGGGCCTTGGGCCAGTAGAGCAGCTTTTTGCCTGGCAGAAGGGCCACCCCATCCTAAGCGAGGCGGCCGACGAGTCCACCCGCACCCCGGGTCTTTTTCTGGCAGGCCCTGGGGTGCGGCACCGGGGGACGGCCTTTTGCTTCATCTACAAGTTCCGGGGCCGCCTCCCGCTGGTGGCCAGCGCCATTGCTGAGCGCCTGGGGGTCGATTCTGGGCCGCTGGAGCCCTACAGGGCGCGCGGGATGTGGGCCGACGACCTGGCCGCTTGCTGTACCTCTCGCTGCGCCTGCTAG
- a CDS encoding metal ABC transporter substrate-binding protein — protein sequence MRGWFFLLLMGFLPGLAQGLPVAATTPILADLVREVGGERVRLAQVVPMGADPHSFEPRPSTLRALSGARVLFANGLGLETFLPKLQAGLPPGARTVLLAEGAPDLICFSEAELRAERARGLEVHRHGPCDPHLWLEPTYARLYVERIEATLAGLDPRGRAYYAQRRADFLRRLAAVDQEVRACLEAVPPAQRRLVVQHDAFRYAARYYGFSVVGSLASFAGQQRGPRALEELARQMRQLGVRVIAAEPQFAPREARALAEATGARVVTLFSDTLTREVPTYLALLRHNGRALCEAFRG from the coding sequence ATGCGCGGTTGGTTTTTCCTGCTGTTGATGGGCTTCCTTCCCGGGCTGGCGCAGGGCCTGCCGGTGGCCGCCACCACCCCCATTCTGGCCGATCTGGTGCGGGAGGTGGGGGGCGAACGGGTGCGGCTGGCCCAGGTGGTGCCCATGGGGGCGGACCCCCACAGCTTTGAGCCCCGCCCCTCCACGCTGCGGGCCCTGAGCGGCGCGCGGGTGCTTTTTGCCAATGGGCTTGGTTTGGAGACCTTCTTGCCCAAGCTGCAGGCCGGCCTGCCTCCGGGAGCCCGCACGGTGCTTCTGGCCGAGGGGGCTCCGGACCTCATCTGTTTTAGCGAGGCGGAGCTGAGGGCCGAGCGGGCCCGGGGGCTCGAGGTTCACCGGCACGGTCCCTGCGACCCCCACCTGTGGCTCGAGCCCACCTACGCCCGCCTTTATGTGGAGCGCATCGAGGCCACCCTGGCCGGGCTCGACCCGAGGGGCAGGGCCTACTACGCCCAGCGCAGGGCGGATTTTCTGCGCCGGCTCGCAGCCGTAGACCAGGAGGTGAGGGCCTGCCTCGAGGCTGTTCCCCCGGCCCAGCGCCGGCTGGTGGTGCAGCACGATGCCTTCCGCTACGCGGCGCGCTACTACGGCTTTAGCGTGGTGGGGAGCCTGGCCAGCTTTGCCGGGCAGCAGCGGGGGCCCCGGGCCCTGGAGGAGCTGGCCCGGCAGATGCGGCAGCTTGGGGTGCGGGTTATCGCTGCTGAGCCGCAGTTTGCCCCCCGCGAGGCCCGGGCGCTGGCCGAGGCCACGGGGGCCCGGGTGGTGACCCTCTTTTCCGACACCCTGACCCGGGAGGTCCCCACCTACCTGGCCCTGCTCCGGCACAACGGGCGCGCCCTGTGCGAGGCCTTTCGGGGATGA
- a CDS encoding DNA repair protein Rad52, with protein sequence MDEVWAMLCEPFAEEALGWRIEGFSRDRKRALVARCATVEAVLERLDEVVGPQGWQDSYELLPSKERHAVKCRLTILGVSKEALGEGETLQAAFADALRQAAAKFGIGRVPAERRWVELDPESGQPSLGRGEEEAAAKPEAQVLIDRLMERLKAAGLGKQAAQIVLKYGGYGRHPEETRKLYGELRALLKGHVS encoded by the coding sequence ATGGACGAGGTCTGGGCGATGCTTTGCGAGCCCTTTGCCGAGGAAGCCTTGGGCTGGCGGATAGAGGGCTTTTCGCGGGATAGAAAACGGGCCCTCGTGGCCCGCTGCGCCACGGTGGAGGCCGTGCTCGAGCGGCTGGACGAGGTGGTGGGCCCCCAGGGCTGGCAGGACAGCTACGAGCTCTTGCCCTCCAAAGAACGCCACGCGGTCAAATGCCGGCTCACCATCCTGGGGGTCTCCAAGGAGGCCTTGGGCGAGGGCGAGACCCTGCAGGCGGCCTTTGCCGACGCGCTGCGCCAGGCAGCGGCCAAGTTCGGCATAGGGCGGGTGCCAGCAGAGCGGCGCTGGGTGGAGCTCGACCCCGAGTCGGGCCAGCCCAGCCTGGGCAGGGGCGAGGAGGAAGCGGCGGCCAAGCCCGAGGCCCAGGTGCTCATAGACCGGCTGATGGAGCGCCTGAAGGCCGCCGGGCTGGGCAAACAGGCCGCGCAAATTGTGCTCAAGTACGGCGGCTATGGCCGGCACCCCGAGGAAACCCGTAAACTCTATGGCGAGCTCAGGGCCTTGCTCAAGGGGCACGTCTCGTGA